A part of Streptantibioticus cattleyicolor NRRL 8057 = DSM 46488 genomic DNA contains:
- a CDS encoding VOC family protein — MPLEWEQVIVHSVDPAALGRWWAEALGWVVVHSSDDEFEIRPAPDRLPGLDFVRIDEERKAKSRLHLDFRPDDQEAEVARLVAHGARRVDIGQGDQSWVVLADPEGNEFCVLGQRRQ, encoded by the coding sequence ATGCCCTTGGAATGGGAACAAGTGATCGTTCACTCGGTGGATCCGGCGGCGCTGGGCCGGTGGTGGGCCGAAGCCCTTGGCTGGGTCGTGGTCCACTCCTCCGACGACGAGTTCGAGATCCGCCCGGCGCCGGATCGCCTGCCGGGGTTGGACTTCGTCCGGATCGACGAGGAGAGGAAGGCCAAGAGCCGGTTGCATCTCGACTTCCGCCCCGATGACCAGGAGGCCGAGGTGGCCCGGCTGGTGGCCCATGGGGCCCGGCGTGTCGACATCGGCCAGGGTGACCAGTCGTGGGTCGTGCTGGCGGACCCCGAGGGCAACGAGTTCTGCGTCCTCGGTCAGCGGCGTCAGTAG
- a CDS encoding XdhC family protein, translating to MLDIADELNRWVEQGRDFAVATVVTVGGSAPRGPGAALAVDDRGEAVGSVSGGCVEGAVYELCVQALQDGTVVRERFGYSAEDAFAVGLTCGGEVDVLVTPVRADAADRAVFAAAVAAAARGEAAALVRVAAGPEHLLGRALLVRPDGSAEGGFGVAAELDGAVAGRARAMLEAGRTGVFDIAEDGSYCDAALTVFVESSLPPPRMIVFGAIDFAAALVRVGAFLGYHVTVCDARPVFATRARFPEADEIVVEWPHRYLRRTRTDGRTVVCVLTHDAKFDVPLLVEALRLPVAFVGAMGSRRTHEDRERRLREAGVTEAQLARLRSPIGLDLGARTPEETALSIAAEIVAAREGGTGLPLTGSDSPIHRDPRERPRPESADHRVPATVGRGERPA from the coding sequence ATGCTGGACATCGCCGACGAGTTGAACCGATGGGTCGAGCAGGGCCGGGACTTCGCCGTCGCCACCGTGGTGACGGTCGGCGGCAGCGCGCCGCGCGGCCCCGGCGCCGCCCTCGCCGTGGACGACCGCGGCGAGGCCGTCGGCTCGGTCTCCGGCGGCTGCGTGGAGGGGGCCGTGTACGAGCTGTGCGTCCAGGCGCTCCAGGACGGCACGGTGGTGCGCGAACGCTTCGGCTACAGCGCGGAGGACGCCTTCGCGGTCGGGCTGACCTGCGGCGGGGAGGTGGACGTCCTGGTCACCCCGGTGCGTGCGGACGCCGCCGACCGCGCGGTGTTCGCGGCGGCCGTGGCGGCGGCTGCCCGGGGTGAGGCTGCGGCCCTCGTCCGGGTGGCCGCGGGCCCGGAGCATCTGCTGGGCCGGGCGCTGCTGGTACGCCCCGACGGTTCGGCCGAGGGCGGCTTCGGCGTGGCCGCGGAGCTGGACGGGGCGGTCGCGGGGCGGGCCCGGGCGATGCTGGAGGCGGGCCGCACCGGTGTCTTCGACATCGCGGAGGACGGTTCGTACTGCGACGCCGCGCTGACGGTGTTCGTCGAGTCGAGTCTGCCGCCGCCCCGCATGATCGTCTTCGGGGCGATCGACTTCGCGGCGGCGCTGGTGCGGGTGGGTGCGTTCCTCGGCTACCACGTGACCGTCTGCGACGCCCGTCCGGTCTTCGCCACCCGGGCCCGTTTCCCGGAGGCCGACGAGATCGTGGTGGAGTGGCCCCACCGTTATCTGCGGCGTACCCGCACCGACGGCCGCACGGTGGTGTGCGTGCTCACCCACGACGCCAAGTTCGACGTGCCGTTGCTGGTCGAGGCGTTGCGGCTGCCGGTCGCGTTCGTCGGGGCGATGGGGTCGCGCCGCACCCACGAGGACCGCGAGCGCAGGCTCCGCGAGGCCGGGGTGACCGAGGCCCAACTCGCCCGGCTGCGTTCGCCGATCGGGCTCGACCTCGGCGCGCGTACCCCGGAGGAGACCGCCCTGTCCATCGCGGCCGAGATCGTCGCGGCCCGCGAGGGCGGGACGGGTCTGCCGCTGACCGGTTCCGACTCCCCGATCCACCGCGACCCGCGCGAGCGGCCCCGGCCCGAGAGCGCGGACCACCGCGTCCCGGCCACGGTCGGCCGCGGCGAGCGCCCGGCGTGA
- a CDS encoding glycosyltransferase has protein sequence MALRMAITAEPIPSHVSALDHVIRPAREQGHHVALHASGMFRRDARRRGVEFHGAGTNWTCDPTVQRTVSAIWSGSGNAVFNRYVFGHLWPEQAEAKARDLLTAWTRERPDLVVAECGDHGAHLAARILGLPLLAADNGLGPLLLDLWETDIAPALSPLCERYELDAPTLPAMLTPAPVEWFYRTPPPSARAVRRTVAEYRTVLPEWLDRSPSSRPLVYVSLGTLTTAMSGLRTVVESAYREIMAALSGIGCDVIVSAGDLAERLRGADPRVTVVEHVPQPALLRRADLFVTHGGRASLLDAVQGATPVLGMGVLADQPDNTASFARRGLGRALDIGAARDQIADAVTDLLGTARYGAAMSAADAALSQLPPLDFAELRESVRPGAVGASPSYGI, from the coding sequence GTGGCCCTACGGATGGCGATCACCGCCGAGCCGATACCGTCGCACGTGTCCGCGCTGGATCACGTCATCCGTCCGGCCCGTGAACAGGGCCACCATGTCGCCCTCCACGCCTCCGGGATGTTCCGCCGCGACGCCCGGCGGCGCGGGGTGGAGTTCCACGGTGCCGGAACGAATTGGACGTGCGATCCGACCGTTCAGCGAACGGTGAGCGCGATCTGGAGCGGATCGGGGAACGCGGTCTTCAACCGGTACGTCTTCGGTCACCTGTGGCCGGAACAGGCCGAGGCGAAAGCGCGTGACCTGCTCACCGCGTGGACACGGGAACGGCCCGATCTGGTGGTCGCCGAATGCGGCGATCACGGCGCCCACCTCGCGGCCAGGATCCTGGGGCTGCCCCTGCTCGCGGCGGACAACGGCCTCGGCCCGCTGCTGCTGGATCTCTGGGAGACCGACATCGCGCCCGCCCTGTCCCCCCTGTGCGAGCGGTACGAGCTGGACGCGCCCACGCTCCCCGCGATGCTCACCCCCGCGCCGGTCGAGTGGTTCTACCGGACCCCTCCGCCCTCGGCGCGCGCCGTCCGGCGCACCGTCGCGGAATACCGGACCGTCCTCCCGGAGTGGCTGGACCGCTCCCCCTCCTCCCGCCCGCTCGTCTACGTCAGCCTCGGCACGTTGACCACCGCGATGTCCGGTCTGCGTACCGTCGTCGAGAGCGCGTACCGGGAGATCATGGCCGCGCTCTCCGGAATCGGCTGCGACGTGATCGTGTCCGCGGGCGACCTCGCGGAGCGCCTGCGCGGCGCGGACCCGCGCGTCACGGTGGTCGAGCACGTCCCGCAGCCCGCCCTCCTGCGCCGCGCCGACCTGTTCGTCACGCACGGCGGCCGGGCCTCCCTGCTCGACGCGGTGCAGGGCGCGACCCCCGTGCTCGGCATGGGCGTTCTCGCCGACCAGCCCGACAACACCGCCTCGTTCGCCCGCCGTGGCCTGGGCCGCGCGCTGGACATCGGGGCGGCGCGCGACCAGATCGCCGACGCCGTGACGGACCTCCTCGGCACCGCGCGCTACGGCGCCGCCATGAGCGCCGCCGACGCCGCGCTGTCACAACTGCCGCCGCTCGACTTCGCGGAACTGCGCGAGTCCGTCCGCCCCGGCGCGGTGGGCGCGTCGCCGTCGTACGGCATCTGA
- a CDS encoding TetR/AcrR family transcriptional regulator, whose amino-acid sequence MAEAATSRQRPGRPARINRERIVEAALSAGNLDTLTMRELAARLGVTHGALYRWVKDRDQLLDLVSEVIVKRILPPDGPPGQDWRPWLARVGWAMHDQFLAVPGYATRTARPHRHTSHSFGRLRHEVVTAFTNAGVGPGLAEQSWYIFITSVVSWLAAQENPLDLGHGAPRFELFLDTLLRGLPAREPGVDRP is encoded by the coding sequence ATGGCCGAAGCCGCGACGAGCCGACAGCGCCCGGGACGCCCCGCGCGGATCAACCGTGAACGCATCGTCGAGGCCGCGTTGTCGGCCGGGAACCTCGACACGCTGACCATGCGGGAGCTGGCCGCCCGGCTCGGGGTCACCCACGGCGCGCTGTACCGCTGGGTGAAGGACCGGGACCAACTCCTCGACCTGGTCAGCGAAGTGATCGTCAAGCGGATCCTGCCCCCCGACGGTCCGCCCGGCCAGGACTGGCGGCCGTGGCTCGCGCGGGTCGGGTGGGCCATGCACGACCAGTTCCTCGCGGTACCCGGCTACGCGACCCGCACCGCTCGGCCGCACCGCCACACCTCGCACTCCTTCGGACGGCTCCGGCACGAGGTCGTCACCGCCTTCACCAACGCCGGGGTCGGCCCCGGACTGGCCGAGCAGAGCTGGTACATCTTCATCACCTCCGTCGTCAGCTGGCTCGCCGCCCAGGAGAACCCGCTCGACCTCGGTCACGGCGCCCCGCGCTTCGAGCTGTTCCTCGACACCCTGTTGCGGGGGCTGCCGGCCCGGGAGCCGGGCGTGGACCGGCCGTAG
- a CDS encoding NADase-type glycan-binding domain-containing protein, with translation MRSCPDCGTAVADGEDFCPNCGAYLGWSRTAGTGPATSPAPAPPPADRPPEPPTTPADAAGDPVAVRPAKPVAQRPKVRRVVADTPRDGAPCPHCGTPNPPGRRFCARCAEPLTASGPAAADLPWWRRWFTRRRRRFGGSGNAVRRLVMLLVAACVVAGAVVAYLALRGTVQDTEDKLRGAKQITPAGVSADAAVPGHPASAAADGLTNRYWGAPALGDSVTFTFRDPFRLVDLVIHTGASTDPQEFHRQARPIALDMWTTTKDGRRHQQHLTLDDRPGQQTVPTGISDVTRIQLVIRSAAGTAPGRHIALGEVEFFARR, from the coding sequence ATGCGTAGCTGCCCCGACTGCGGCACGGCCGTCGCCGACGGCGAGGACTTCTGCCCCAACTGCGGTGCGTACCTGGGCTGGTCGCGTACGGCGGGGACCGGCCCTGCCACGTCCCCGGCCCCGGCCCCGCCCCCCGCCGACCGCCCGCCGGAGCCGCCGACCACGCCTGCGGACGCCGCGGGCGATCCGGTGGCCGTGCGGCCGGCCAAGCCCGTGGCACAGCGGCCGAAGGTGCGCCGGGTGGTCGCCGACACTCCGCGGGACGGCGCGCCGTGCCCCCACTGCGGCACCCCCAACCCGCCCGGCAGGCGGTTCTGCGCGCGGTGCGCCGAGCCGCTGACGGCCTCCGGTCCGGCCGCCGCCGATCTGCCGTGGTGGCGCCGGTGGTTCACCCGCCGCAGGCGCCGCTTCGGCGGTTCCGGCAACGCCGTGCGCCGTCTCGTCATGCTCCTCGTGGCGGCCTGCGTGGTGGCCGGGGCCGTCGTGGCGTACCTGGCGCTGCGCGGTACGGTCCAGGACACGGAGGACAAACTGCGCGGCGCCAAGCAGATCACCCCCGCCGGTGTCTCGGCCGACGCGGCCGTGCCCGGTCACCCCGCGTCCGCCGCCGCCGACGGCCTCACCAACCGCTACTGGGGCGCGCCCGCCCTCGGCGACTCGGTCACCTTCACCTTCCGTGACCCCTTCCGCCTCGTGGACCTCGTCATCCACACCGGGGCCTCCACCGACCCCCAGGAGTTCCACCGCCAGGCCCGCCCCATCGCCCTCGACATGTGGACCACCACCAAGGACGGACGACGCCACCAACAACACCTCACCCTCGACGACCGCCCCGGCCAGCAAACCGTGCCCACCGGCATCAGCGACGTCACCCGCATCCAACTCGTCATCCGCTCCGCCGCCGGCACCGCCCCCGGCCGCCACATCGCCCTGGGCGAGGTCGAGTTCTTCGCCCGCCGCTGA
- a CDS encoding FAD binding domain-containing protein produces MKEFGYQRVYDVADAVAVLDGDPEARFLGGGTNLVDLMKAGVERPGLLIDVRHLPLDRIEVTGDGGLRIGATVTNSDLAAHPEVRRRYPALAQAVLAGASGQLRNMATVGGNLLQRTRCGYFTDVARPCNKRLPGSGCPAITGEHRNHAILGASTACVAVHPSDMAVTLAAFDAVIGYETADGAGELALRDFYLPVGDTPHLETALPPGALITGVTLPPAPVAAVSRYRKVRERASYAFGIGSVAAALTVRDGVVADVRLAFGAVASRPWRAAEAERVLTGGPATAEAFAAAADTELAAARPLPDNGYKVTLMRNLVVAVLTELAEEAGR; encoded by the coding sequence GTGAAGGAGTTCGGCTACCAGCGGGTGTACGACGTCGCCGACGCGGTCGCCGTGCTCGACGGCGACCCCGAGGCGCGTTTCCTCGGCGGCGGCACCAACCTCGTCGACCTGATGAAGGCCGGGGTGGAACGGCCCGGTCTGCTCATCGACGTACGCCACCTGCCCCTGGACCGGATCGAGGTCACCGGCGACGGGGGCCTGCGCATCGGCGCGACGGTCACCAACAGCGACCTGGCGGCCCACCCCGAGGTGCGCCGCCGCTACCCGGCGCTGGCCCAGGCCGTACTGGCCGGCGCCTCCGGCCAGTTGCGCAACATGGCCACCGTCGGCGGCAACCTGCTCCAGCGCACCCGCTGCGGCTACTTCACGGACGTGGCGCGGCCGTGCAACAAGCGGCTCCCCGGCAGCGGCTGCCCGGCGATCACCGGCGAACACCGCAACCACGCGATCCTGGGCGCCTCCACGGCGTGCGTGGCGGTCCACCCCTCGGACATGGCGGTCACGCTCGCCGCGTTCGACGCCGTCATCGGTTACGAAACCGCCGACGGCGCGGGCGAGTTGGCGCTGCGGGACTTCTACCTGCCGGTGGGCGACACCCCGCATCTGGAGACCGCGCTGCCGCCGGGCGCCCTGATCACCGGGGTCACCCTGCCGCCGGCCCCGGTCGCCGCCGTCTCCCGTTACCGCAAGGTGCGCGAGCGGGCGTCGTACGCCTTCGGCATCGGTTCGGTGGCCGCCGCCCTGACGGTGCGGGACGGGGTGGTGGCCGACGTCCGCCTCGCGTTCGGCGCGGTCGCCTCCCGGCCGTGGCGGGCGGCGGAGGCCGAACGGGTGCTCACCGGCGGCCCGGCGACCGCCGAGGCGTTCGCCGCCGCGGCCGACACCGAACTGGCCGCCGCCCGGCCGCTGCCCGACAACGGATACAAGGTGACGCTGATGCGCAACCTCGTCGTCGCCGTCCTGACCGAACTCGCCGAGGAGGCCGGCCGATGA
- a CDS encoding 2Fe-2S iron-sulfur cluster-binding protein — protein sequence MARSTAGVITLNVNGEKHTLPVDHRTTLLDALRERLDLTGTKKGCDQGQCGACTVLLDGRRSLSCLHLAVAAEGQEITTIEGVAEGDRLHPVQEAFLDLDGYQCGYCTPGQICSAIAVIEEHAAGWPSAATADVRPEAGPPPLTAEEIRERMSGNLCRCGAYVSIVRAVARAAAETGARTTNEGAA from the coding sequence ATGGCCCGATCGACGGCCGGCGTCATCACGCTCAACGTCAACGGCGAGAAACACACGCTGCCGGTCGACCACCGCACCACCCTGCTCGACGCGCTGCGCGAGCGGCTCGACCTGACCGGCACCAAGAAGGGGTGCGACCAGGGGCAGTGCGGTGCCTGCACGGTGCTGCTCGACGGCCGCCGCTCCCTTTCCTGCCTGCACCTCGCGGTGGCCGCCGAAGGACAGGAGATCACCACCATCGAGGGCGTCGCCGAGGGGGACCGGCTCCACCCGGTGCAGGAGGCCTTCCTCGACCTCGACGGCTACCAGTGCGGCTACTGCACCCCGGGCCAGATCTGCTCGGCGATCGCGGTGATCGAGGAGCACGCGGCGGGATGGCCGAGCGCCGCCACCGCCGACGTACGCCCGGAAGCGGGGCCGCCACCGCTGACCGCCGAGGAGATCAGGGAGCGGATGAGCGGCAACCTGTGCCGCTGCGGCGCGTACGTGTCGATCGTGCGCGCGGTCGCCCGCGCCGCGGCGGAGACCGGCGCGCGGACCACGAACGAGGGGGCGGCGTGA
- a CDS encoding xanthine dehydrogenase family protein molybdopterin-binding subunit, with protein sequence MTTPTKTAGATGALGTSYRRVEGREKVTGAARYAADFPAADLAHGWLVLSTVARGRVRAVESGPVLQMPGVLAVLHHGNAPRVDADYVGLLGKPDPTVAVFQHDRVPFAGWPVALVVAETPEQAREAAEALVVRYDEEAPDVAFSAGRPGVYTPEGNPRMPAETTKGDLEASLAASAAVVDAEYTTPEEHHAMMEPHAALAHWDGGRLEILDSNQGSRWVAEELAKLFSLDVASVRVRSEHVGGAFGSKGIRPHQVCAVMAATVLQRPVRVALTRRQMFSLVGYRSPTAHRVRLGADRDGRLRVFDHQALNQTSTIHEFVEQSASVGRTMYDADAHHTVNRVVRLDVPTPTWVRGPGEAPGSFAVECALDELAEKCGVDPVALRARNEPQAGPVSGLPFSSRNVLACFEEGARRFGWADRDPRPGVRREGRWLLGTGTAAASFPSGVAPSTAAMTAEPDGTFTVRITAADVGTGARTALTLVAADALGVAPERIRMRIADSDFGQAMVAGGSMGTRSWAWAVRTAVRELRDRLDLGGDIPPQGITARADTTEAVAALSQKERHSFGAQFAEVAVDVTTGEVRVRRMLGIFAAGRIVNPLTARSQLVGGMIWGLSMALHEEAVRDRTSGAHVGPDLAGYHIAAHADVPVVEADWVDDPDEDDPIGLKGVGEIGIVGAAAAVANAVWHATGVRHRHLPIRPDRVLAAARNA encoded by the coding sequence ATGACCACACCCACGAAGACCGCCGGTGCCACCGGGGCGCTGGGCACGTCGTACCGCCGGGTGGAGGGCCGGGAGAAGGTCACCGGGGCGGCCCGTTACGCCGCCGACTTCCCCGCGGCCGACCTCGCCCACGGCTGGCTGGTGCTCTCCACCGTCGCCCGGGGCCGGGTGCGTGCCGTGGAGTCCGGCCCCGTCCTCCAGATGCCCGGCGTGCTGGCCGTGCTCCACCACGGCAACGCGCCGCGGGTCGACGCGGACTACGTCGGCCTGCTGGGCAAGCCCGATCCGACCGTCGCGGTCTTCCAGCACGACCGGGTGCCGTTCGCGGGGTGGCCGGTGGCGCTGGTCGTCGCCGAGACCCCGGAGCAGGCCAGGGAGGCCGCCGAGGCGCTGGTGGTGCGGTACGACGAGGAGGCGCCCGACGTGGCGTTCTCCGCCGGGCGGCCGGGGGTGTACACCCCCGAGGGCAACCCGCGGATGCCCGCCGAGACCACCAAGGGCGACCTGGAGGCCTCTCTCGCCGCCTCCGCCGCCGTGGTGGACGCCGAGTACACCACCCCGGAAGAACACCACGCCATGATGGAGCCGCACGCGGCGCTGGCGCACTGGGACGGCGGCCGGCTGGAGATCCTCGACTCCAACCAGGGCAGCAGGTGGGTCGCGGAGGAGCTGGCGAAGCTCTTCTCCCTCGACGTGGCGTCGGTGCGGGTGCGTTCCGAACACGTCGGCGGTGCCTTCGGTTCCAAGGGGATCCGTCCGCACCAGGTGTGCGCCGTGATGGCGGCGACCGTTCTGCAACGCCCGGTCCGGGTCGCCCTGACGCGGCGTCAGATGTTCTCGCTGGTCGGCTATCGGAGCCCCACGGCGCACCGCGTCCGGCTCGGCGCCGATCGCGACGGACGCCTGCGCGTCTTCGACCACCAGGCGCTCAACCAGACGTCCACCATCCACGAGTTCGTCGAGCAGAGCGCCTCGGTCGGGCGCACCATGTACGACGCCGACGCGCACCACACCGTCAACCGGGTCGTCCGCCTCGACGTGCCCACCCCGACCTGGGTGCGGGGCCCGGGCGAGGCCCCCGGCTCGTTCGCGGTCGAGTGCGCGCTCGACGAACTCGCCGAGAAGTGCGGCGTGGACCCCGTGGCGCTGCGCGCCCGCAACGAACCGCAGGCGGGCCCCGTCTCCGGTCTGCCGTTCAGCAGCCGCAACGTGCTCGCCTGCTTCGAGGAGGGCGCCCGCAGGTTCGGCTGGGCCGACCGGGACCCGCGCCCGGGGGTGCGCCGCGAGGGGCGCTGGCTGCTGGGCACCGGCACCGCCGCCGCCTCGTTCCCCTCCGGGGTCGCCCCCTCCACGGCGGCCATGACGGCGGAGCCGGACGGCACCTTCACGGTCCGGATCACCGCCGCCGACGTCGGCACCGGGGCCCGCACCGCGCTGACCCTGGTCGCCGCCGACGCGCTCGGGGTGGCGCCGGAACGCATCCGGATGCGCATCGCCGACAGCGACTTCGGACAGGCGATGGTGGCCGGCGGTTCGATGGGCACCCGTTCGTGGGCGTGGGCGGTGCGCACCGCGGTGCGCGAACTGCGGGACCGGCTCGACCTGGGCGGTGACATCCCGCCGCAGGGCATCACCGCCCGGGCCGACACCACCGAGGCGGTCGCCGCGCTGTCGCAGAAGGAACGCCACTCCTTCGGCGCGCAGTTCGCCGAGGTCGCCGTGGACGTCACCACCGGCGAGGTCCGGGTCCGCCGGATGCTGGGCATCTTCGCCGCCGGCCGGATCGTCAACCCGCTCACCGCGCGCAGCCAGCTCGTCGGCGGGATGATCTGGGGCCTGTCCATGGCCCTGCACGAGGAGGCGGTACGGGACCGTACCTCCGGCGCCCATGTCGGCCCCGACCTCGCCGGATACCACATCGCCGCGCACGCCGACGTACCCGTCGTCGAGGCGGACTGGGTGGACGACCCGGACGAGGACGACCCGATCGGCCTGAAGGGCGTGGGCGAGATCGGGATCGTGGGGGCCGCGGCGGCCGTCGCCAACGCGGTCTGGCACGCGACCGGGGTACGCCACCGGCACCTGCCGATCCGTCCCGACCGGGTCCTGGCGGCGGCCCGGAACGCCTGA
- a CDS encoding universal stress protein yields the protein MGEHTADRPRIVVGIDGSAPSKAALRWAMRQAELSGAVVEPVLARREPLESWYGLAENQSYYDEAAGNYLAEVVDEVLGADRAGEVRPKVVQGHAAAVLVEAAQGADLLVIGHRGLGGLAGSLLGSVSRYCVQHATCPVVVVRKPRD from the coding sequence ATGGGGGAGCACACGGCGGACCGGCCGCGGATCGTGGTCGGGATCGACGGCTCCGCTCCCTCGAAGGCGGCGCTGCGCTGGGCGATGCGCCAGGCGGAGCTGTCCGGGGCCGTCGTCGAGCCGGTCCTCGCCCGCCGCGAGCCCCTGGAGAGCTGGTACGGCCTGGCCGAGAACCAGTCGTACTACGACGAGGCCGCGGGCAACTACCTGGCCGAGGTGGTGGACGAGGTGCTCGGGGCCGACCGGGCGGGCGAGGTCCGGCCCAAGGTGGTCCAGGGCCACGCCGCCGCCGTGCTGGTGGAGGCCGCCCAGGGCGCCGACCTGCTGGTCATCGGCCACCGCGGCCTCGGCGGGCTCGCCGGGTCGCTGCTGGGCTCGGTCTCCCGCTACTGCGTCCAGCACGCGACGTGCCCCGTGGTGGTCGTGCGCAAGCCTCGGGACTGA
- a CDS encoding TetR/AcrR family transcriptional regulator, producing the protein MQDRKDTQLRSDAQRNRERILAVALTELTRSADVPLSLIAKKAGVGQGTFYRNFPNREALVLEVYRHEVQQVHDVAVHLLATRPPDLALREWMDRLAQYAMAKVGLAEAMRKAASAPGAFGRVGRGPLTSAVELLLGANEEAGTIRPGVTADDFMLAIAGLWQIDPRGDWQPRARRLLDLVMDGLRAGAPGGDGEVHRHG; encoded by the coding sequence GTGCAGGACAGGAAGGACACCCAACTGCGCTCGGACGCGCAGCGGAACCGTGAACGCATCCTGGCCGTGGCCCTGACCGAGCTGACCCGCTCCGCCGACGTGCCGCTCAGCCTCATCGCGAAGAAGGCCGGCGTCGGCCAGGGCACGTTCTACCGCAACTTCCCCAACCGCGAAGCCCTGGTGCTGGAGGTCTACCGCCACGAGGTCCAGCAGGTCCACGACGTCGCCGTCCACCTGCTCGCCACCCGCCCGCCCGACCTCGCGCTGCGCGAGTGGATGGACCGCCTCGCCCAGTACGCCATGGCCAAGGTCGGCCTCGCCGAGGCGATGCGCAAGGCCGCCAGCGCCCCCGGCGCCTTCGGACGGGTCGGCCGCGGACCGCTGACCAGCGCCGTCGAACTGCTGCTCGGCGCCAACGAGGAGGCCGGCACCATCCGCCCTGGGGTCACCGCCGACGACTTCATGCTCGCCATCGCCGGCCTGTGGCAGATCGACCCGCGCGGAGACTGGCAGCCGCGCGCCCGGCGCCTGCTCGACCTGGTGATGGACGGACTGCGGGCCGGCGCCCCGGGCGGTGACGGAGAAGTTCACCGTCACGGGTAG
- a CDS encoding cation diffusion facilitator family transporter, translated as MAGDHSSTHDAAHGHHGPGHGSGHRHGGRWRRVRHRIAHLVTPHSHRTVDKVDAAMETSRVGMRTLWLSLGVLGATAVAQGVIVALSGSVALLGDAVHNAADALTAVPLAVAFLLGRRAADRRYTYGYGRAEDLAGIAVVVVIAVSAVPAVYGAVDRLLRPREVTHLWAVAAAAVVGCAGNEWVARYRIRTGRRIGSAALVADGLHARSDGLASLAVLLGAGGAGAGVRWADPVVGLLITVAIAMVLKDAAREVYRRLMDSVDPELVDTAERALRGVAGVLDVGRVRMRWIGHALRAEAEIVVAPHLTVVQAHSLAVAAEHALIHAVPRLTAATVHTDHPADGSDPHAVLAHHAAGRGSPG; from the coding sequence ATGGCAGGCGACCACTCCTCCACGCACGACGCGGCCCACGGCCACCACGGGCCAGGGCACGGATCCGGACACCGGCACGGCGGACGGTGGCGGCGGGTGCGGCACCGGATCGCGCACCTGGTGACCCCGCACAGCCACCGCACCGTGGACAAGGTCGACGCGGCGATGGAGACCTCCCGCGTCGGCATGCGTACGTTGTGGCTGTCACTCGGGGTGCTGGGGGCGACCGCCGTCGCGCAGGGTGTGATCGTGGCGTTGTCGGGGTCGGTGGCGCTGCTGGGTGACGCCGTCCACAACGCGGCCGACGCGCTGACCGCCGTGCCATTGGCCGTCGCGTTCCTGCTCGGACGGCGGGCGGCCGACCGCCGTTACACCTACGGGTACGGCAGGGCGGAGGACCTGGCCGGGATCGCGGTCGTGGTGGTGATCGCGGTGTCGGCGGTGCCGGCCGTGTACGGGGCCGTCGACCGTCTGCTGCGTCCCCGGGAGGTCACGCATCTGTGGGCGGTCGCGGCGGCGGCGGTCGTGGGGTGCGCCGGGAACGAGTGGGTGGCGCGGTACCGGATCCGCACCGGCCGGCGGATCGGTTCGGCGGCGCTGGTCGCCGACGGCCTGCACGCCCGCAGCGACGGGTTGGCCTCGCTGGCCGTCCTGCTCGGCGCCGGGGGTGCCGGGGCCGGTGTGCGCTGGGCCGATCCGGTGGTCGGCCTGCTGATCACGGTGGCGATCGCGATGGTCCTCAAGGACGCCGCGCGCGAGGTCTACCGGCGGCTGATGGACTCGGTCGACCCGGAGCTGGTCGACACCGCCGAGCGGGCGTTGCGGGGCGTGGCCGGTGTGCTGGACGTGGGCCGGGTCCGGATGCGGTGGATCGGGCACGCCCTGCGGGCCGAAGCCGAGATCGTCGTCGCGCCGCACCTCACCGTCGTCCAGGCCCACTCCCTCGCGGTCGCCGCGGAGCACGCCCTCATCCACGCCGTGCCCCGCCTGACCGCCGCCACCGTCCACACCGACCACCCCGCCGACGGCTCCGACCCGCACGCCGTCCTGGCCCACCACGCCGCCGGCCGGGGGTCGCCGGGGTGA